The Argonema galeatum A003/A1 genome segment AGCCAAATCATCACAAATTTAGATTTAAAATTTCTGTTGATTGTATCGAAGAAAAACAAACCATTTGGCTTCAAAATTCTGTTGATTTCTGAAATAACTTTGTTTAAATCGGCAATATGCTCCAAAACATCAACACATACCACTACATCAAATGTGTTGTCTTCATAAGGCATCTCTTCTGCCAATCCATACTTGTAGTCAATTTTGATTCCCCGCTTAACCGCGTGTTCTTGTGCTTTTTCTATACATTTAGCCGAGCGATCGATCCCTGATACTTCTACACCCCTATCTGCCATAAACTCGCAGGAAAACCCCCCGCCACACCCGACATCCAACGCTTTCAAACCCTGCCAATTTGGCACATAGCGATCGAAAAACTCAAACCGTGGCTTATTCAGATGATAAAGAGCATAAATCTTTGAATCTTCTTCCCACCAATTATTCGCATTCAAGTCATAAAATTCCAAGTCGTTTTTTTTCATTTTTCTCACTATTTTCTAGAAGTCTAATTTACGATCGCAGATTATCTTCCTAATATTCTACACTCTTCGTAGCGACTGACAAACAGGACTTACGCAAGATCCCCCAAATCTGGGGGATCTTGCGTAAGTCCTGTTCCCCCCAGATTTGGGTGGCTAGGAGGGCGAAACAAGAAATATTGCGTAAGTCTTGACAAATAAAAAAATATCCAACAACTTCTTGTGGGATGGGCGTCTCGCCCGTCCTACCCAGTTACAGGCGAGACGCTTTTGCCCCCCTAACCCCCCAAATCTGGGGGGGACATGACTTCTTCTCCCCCAGATTTGGGGGAGGGGGCAAGGGGGCAAGGGGGGCGTGAGTGCGTAAGTCCTGAATCCCTTAGTAGCAGTTGGCAAACAAATATGATGGAATCTAACTACCATGAAACCTAGACTGCGACATTGTTACGTCGGGACAACTTATCAAGAACTATGTCTGATTCAAAAACGAGCGAAAATCGGCTGCTTAATTGGCTTATTTTTGTTCTGGGTTTTATTTGTTGGTTTCTCTGTAAATAGCGATCTAAACCCCCTGCAAATTCTGATATTTTGTCTTTTCTTACTTTCTCCCTGCGTGGGAGTATTTATATTTGAAATTCAGCGATGGGATTGCCTTGAAATCAACGAAGTTGGGATTCGGTATCAAGGAGTTTGGAAACCCTTAAAAGTGTTTACCTGGAGAGAAGTGCTAAGTATTGAGTTGGGATGGGAACCCAATCGTATATGGTTACCCTCAGAGATTAGAGAAATTTGTATCTGGCTGTATTCCTCAGAATCTGCCAAACAAGAAAGGATAATATTTACAAGCAGACATCATAACCATAGGCAGGGCGTGAAGTTGCTGCTGGAAAAGATGAAACAGTATGACATTAGAGTTAAGCCTAACCCCGATCTGCTAGTGTGGCAGCAATGGGCAGAAGTTACTTAACGCAAGTTGCTAGTTACTTGCTTTCCGGGTACGTAGTTGCGATGCCGCGCTCTTATCCCAGTTGTAATAAGAGCGCGGCATCGCAACAACATACCCAGAAAGCAAGTAACTAGCAACTTGAATTAAATACATAAAAACTCATAATTCAATTTACACCGATAATAAACCACCTGTGAACTGAACGCTATTCTCAATCTCACGCAAAGAAGTCACTCCCTTGAGAGTAGCAACTAAATCTGGAGAGGGTAGAGGAGTGGAAAAGCTATTAGCCGCGAGAAAAATGTTCAAATTTCCATCAGATTTATTAAACAAATAGTTACTCAATGACCCTCCCAGCACGAGGGTATCTTTGCCAATCTCAAAGTTCTCAATCATCGCCAAATCAGCATCACCTCCACCTACATAAAAACTTCTAACAGGCGGGATTTTATTCTCTGTTTGTAACCGACCCAAAACGAATGTATCTTGACCGCTTCCGCCAATCAAAACATCGGCTTCGCTGACACCTAAACTATAAAAATCTAAACACTGCCCGCCGGTTGGAGTACCGCCAACAACGCATTGGCCGGGAGAAAGGTCTACTCCGTAAATCTCATCTTGCTGCCCAAAACCAATGACGGTATCGTTCCCATCGGTGCCGCTAAAAATACCCGATCTACTTTCAAATTCTCCATATTTGATGTAGTGTTCCAGTGCAGATCCAAAAGCACCAGCTTCTACTGCCGCTGCTACATCTGAATTATCTTGAAGATACCCGAATTCATTGAAATTTGTCCCAGAACGGCTTTCCGATCTTCCAAACTCTAGGTAGTGCGCCAGTCCAGACCTAAAAATACCAGATGCAACTGCTACTGCAACATCGGGGTTTTTTCGCAGATAAAACTCCTCATCAAACAACAGACTCGCTCTTCGACCTTCTGTTTCTCCAAATTCGATAAAGTGCTGCAAACCAGATTTGAAAGTGCCAGTTTGTACTGCTGCTATTATGTCGGGATTGCTTTGTAAATAAAATTGCTCGTCATAAAAAGGCGATACTTGAAACCGGCCTTCCATTAACCCAAACTGTTGAAAATGTGCTAAGCCAGATTGAAAAATACCTGCATCGACGGCAGCTTTAACATCCGGGTGATGGACTAGGTAAAAATCTTCGTTAAATACGGCAAAACTCACAATGACTCCTGAAAGCACACTACTAACGGAGTATAAATACAGTCAAACTTATAATTAATT includes the following:
- the ubiG gene encoding bifunctional 2-polyprenyl-6-hydroxyphenol methylase/3-demethylubiquinol 3-O-methyltransferase UbiG, which codes for MKKNDLEFYDLNANNWWEEDSKIYALYHLNKPRFEFFDRYVPNWQGLKALDVGCGGGFSCEFMADRGVEVSGIDRSAKCIEKAQEHAVKRGIKIDYKYGLAEEMPYEDNTFDVVVCVDVLEHIADLNKVISEINRILKPNGLFFFDTINRNFKSKFVMIWLMENILREIKQGVHDWRKFIKPEELTDLMEERSFTDIDIKGFDMFGEALKLNWASYKEFKSTGVVKVRINDDTSVMYIGKAVKQCFLSAEC